The Bdellovibrio bacteriovorus genomic interval CAAAACCACCGACGGCAAGTCCGCAGATAGTGCTTTCTGCTCCGCCCGCAAGCATCACTTCCGTATTTCCATCACGAATGTAGCGAACAGCATCACCAATAGAGTGAACGCCAGACGCACAGGCTGAAGTGATAGAATAGTTAGGACCTTTCAGTCCTAAAGCGATAGAAACTTGTCCAGCTGCCAAGTTGGTGATGACAGCAGGGATGAAGAAAGGACTGATGCGGCCTGGTCCTTTTTCCTTCAATTTTATCGATGTTTCCTCGATGGTATGAAGACCACCGATACCCACACCGATAATGACTCCCGTTTGATCTTTCACATCTTGAGTCAGCTCCAATTTGGCCATTTCAAGAGCCATCTTGGAAGCTGCGATCGAATAGTGAATGAACTCGTCCATTTTCTTCTGTTCTTTTTTCTCGACGTAAAGATCAGCATTAAAGCCTTTCACTTCGCCGGCAAAAGTAACATCGAAACCCGTTGTATCGAATTTAGTGATCTTAGCAATACCAGATTGCCCACGTTTTGCGGCAGACCAGCTATCCTCAATGGTATTACCAAGGGGAGTGACTGCGCCCACGCCAGTGACGACGACTCTTCTTTGCGGTTTTGATGGACGTTCAAATCGGGAGTTCATAAAAAATTAAGCTTTTCCTTTTTTCTCAAGGTAAGAAGCTACGTCTTGAACAGTTTTCAACTTCTCAGCGTCTTCGTCTGGAATTTCAAGATCGAATTCTTCTTCCATAGCCATCACAAGTTCAACGATATCAAGGCTGTCTGCACCTAGGTCGTCGATGAAAGAAGCTTCAGGCTTCACTTTATCTGGATCTACGCCTAATTGCTCAACGATGATGTCTTTTACTTTTGGATGAATTGCCATTTGTCCTCCTAATATGCGTTCATCTAATTTAATTCACAAGTCTAGTCGTCATCTGCCTTTTAATTGCAGCTGACTTTTTATTTTTGCGAATAGGCTCTGAAAACAGAGTTCTATTCAGCAAAAAAATTTAATTCATATGCATGCCGCCGTTTACATCCAGAGTATGCCCTGTGATGTATTTCGATTCGTCACTGAGAAGGAATCGAACGGCTTGCGCAACGTCTGTTCCTTCGCCGATTTTAGCCAAAGGGATTTTCTCCATCATCTTGGCTTTAACGTCTTCAGAAAGAACTTCTGTCATTTCAGTTCCAATAAATCCAGGCGCTACGTTGTTCACGCGGATATTGCGTGAGGCAAGTTCTTGAGCCACGGATTTCGCAAAAGCGATAGTTCCAGCTTTAGAAGCCGCGTAGTTCGCCTGTCCGGCATTTCCAATTTCACCAATGATCGAAGTGATATTCACGATGGAACCTTTGCGAGATTTCATCATCGGTTTAGTGAAAGCTTTCGTGACTAGGAAAGTGCCACGAAGATTTGTATTGATAACAGAGTCAAAGTCTTCGGCTTTCATGCGCAGAAGAAGTTGGTCTTTAGTGATACCCGCGTTATTTACCACGCCATCCACTTCAGGCCATTTTTCCAAAATGTGTTCGACAGCTTCGTTTACGGAAGCTTCGTTAGCGATGTCCATTTTGATGTAGAAGTGACCTTCACCCGGAAGAGTGTGAGCAACTTGTTGAGCGGCTTCTTCGCGTGAAGAGTAAGTGAACGCTACCTGAGCGCCTTCTTCCGCAAGAAGTTTTACGATAGCAGCTCCAATGCCGCGGCTACCGCCAGTTACAACGATTTTCTTTCCTTGAAGAGATTTTCCACTCATGTGCAAGTCCTTTTCAGCACACTTTGGCCGAACTCAGAGTAAAGCTCAAGAAATTTCAATGACTCGAAGCTTTCAAAAAATCCTCAATATTTTTAATATCTTCCATGCTTGTTGTGGTCATCACTTTGAAGTAATCACCATCAATCTTTTTTAGAAGACCTTGAAGGACTTTACCTGCGCCACATTCGATGATTTGAGAGTGACCCAGGGATTTTAAAGTCTCCATGCTTTGAGTCCAACGAACAGGTGCAGAAACTTGGCGAATCAAATTTTCGCGAAGAACAGAACCTTCTGTTTCAGATTTAGCATGGAAGTTTTGAATAACAGGGAATGCGGCCTTGTTGAATTCCATCGCAGTCAGCACTTCGCGCATTTTATCTTCGGCAGGCTTCATCATTTCGCAATGAAATGGTGCTGACACCGTCAATGGAATAAGTTTGGCTCTTTTTGGAGCATCGGCAAAGATAACTTCTGGTTTGAAGTTGTCTTTCAACCAATTGATAGCGGCCTGTGATCCTGAAATCACGATCTGTCCCGGAGAGTTGAAATTCGCTGGAGAAAGTGGCCCCACTCCGGAATTTTTCACGACGTAATTGCAAAGGGTTTCAACTTGATCGGGCTCTAAGCCAAGAACGGCAACCATGCCACCTTTACCAACAGGAACAGCCGATTGCATAGCTTGTCCACGAGTGCGAACCGCGCGCATGCCTTGATCAAAACGAATCACATCAGCTGCAACTAAAGCCGCGTACTCGCCGATAGAGTGTCCAGCCGCTGCAGAAACTTTCAAATTAAATTCATTGCGCAAAACTCTTTGCGTGGCTGTTGATACCAAAAGCAATGCGGGTTGAGTGTTTTCCGTCAAAGCAAGATCTGATTCACTGCCTTCAAAGCACAGTTTTTTCATGTCTTGCTTCAGAGCTTCAGAGCCTTCTTCGAAAGTCTCTTGAGCGATTTTGAAGTTATCAAACAAAAAACGGCCCATGCCAGGTTGTTGGCTGCCTTGTCCAGGAAATGCTAATGTAAACATTTTTAGTACCTCAATAGAATACTGCCGGAAGTAAGACCTGCACCGAAAGCGGTAAGCAGAATCGTCTGACCCCGTTTGATTTTTCCATTTTTAACTGCCCAATCAAAGGCAAGAGGGATGGAGGCTGCAGAAGTGTTACCTGTTTCTTGAAGGTAAACAATCACGCGCTCCATAGGGAACTTGAACTGATCTGCAACAGCTTCGATGATGCGCTTATTGGCCTGGTGAGGCACGATCCAGTCAACTTGTTCAGGAGAAACTTTATTGTGCTCAAGAGCTTCTTGGCAGCACAACGCCATTGTACGAACGGCATTTTTGAAGATTTCACGGCCCTTCATTGTCATGAAGTTTAAGCCTTTATCAATCGCCTCATGAGATTGAGGGATGCGACTTCCGCCCGCAGGTAAAATCAAAAGCTCAGCTAAAGTTCCATCCGCATGCAGATGTGAACTTTCGATGACGTTTTTATCGCCTTCAGCCGCACGAGAAAGAACCCACGCACCCGCACCATCTCCGAAAAGAATGCAAGTTTCGCGGTCTTTGTAATTCATGTAGCGAGAAAGAACTTCGGCACCAATCACCAGAACGTTTTTGTACATTCCTGTACGGATGAATTGGTCCGCGATGGAGATACCATAAAGAAAGCCGGAACAAGCGGCATTCAAATCCACCGCCATGATGTTTTTAGCCCCCAACTTGGCTTGCACGAATGCAGCCGTGGATGGCATCTGGTGGTCACCAGTCACGGTGCCCACAAGAATCATGTCGATGTCTTCGATTTTTAAATTGGCGTCTTCAAGAGCTCTTTTGGCGGCGATCACGCAAAGATCAGATGTAGCCTGATCTTCGGATGCGATATGGCGGCGTTCGATCCCTGTTCTTTCAACGATCCATTGGTCGTTTGTCTCCACCATTTTTTCAAGATCCTTATTTGAAAGAATCTTTTCTGGTAGATACGAGCCTATCCCTGAAACTCGAGATCGATACATTCCTGCCATGGAGTCAACCTTGCTGTAAGTGATTACTTAGCTGCGCTGATTTGTTTGCCTTTGTAGTACAATGCACCGTCAGCACCTTTAGATGCACGGTGAGGGCGTACTAGCTCGCCAGTTTTCTTTTCAACAGCTACTGCTGGAGCAGATAGACCGTCATGAGAGCGGCGCATGTCACGGCGAGAGCGAGACGTTTTCTTCTTAGGAGTTGGCATTTCAAACCTCTTTTTGAGTCATTTATAATTGAAGCACGTTAATTTAACCAAAGAACAATAAAAATCAACACTTTAATTGAGTTTGATATTCTTTAGAACCGCAAATGGGTTCTGGGGCTTTTCTGAGGGCATCTCTTCATTGTAGCTAAAGGGCTGTCCTTCCTCGGGAATTCTGCAATCCGAAGGCTTT includes:
- the fabF gene encoding beta-ketoacyl-ACP synthase II, translated to MNSRFERPSKPQRRVVVTGVGAVTPLGNTIEDSWSAAKRGQSGIAKITKFDTTGFDVTFAGEVKGFNADLYVEKKEQKKMDEFIHYSIAASKMALEMAKLELTQDVKDQTGVIIGVGIGGLHTIEETSIKLKEKGPGRISPFFIPAVITNLAAGQVSIALGLKGPNYSITSACASGVHSIGDAVRYIRDGNTEVMLAGGAESTICGLAVGGFASMRALSTRNDAPEKASRPWDKDRDGFVLAEGAAVLCLESLEHAEKRGAKILCEITGYGVSSDAYHMTSPAPEGEGGFRAMKMALEDSGLKASDIQYVNAHGTSTPMGDGLESAAIKRLLGDHAKKVWVSSTKSMTGHALGAAGAIESAFCVMAIRDQVAPPTINLENPSEDCDLDYVPNKAREGKIDNVINNSFGFGGTNASIIFSKLK
- the fabD gene encoding ACP S-malonyltransferase; its protein translation is MFTLAFPGQGSQQPGMGRFLFDNFKIAQETFEEGSEALKQDMKKLCFEGSESDLALTENTQPALLLVSTATQRVLRNEFNLKVSAAAGHSIGEYAALVAADVIRFDQGMRAVRTRGQAMQSAVPVGKGGMVAVLGLEPDQVETLCNYVVKNSGVGPLSPANFNSPGQIVISGSQAAINWLKDNFKPEVIFADAPKRAKLIPLTVSAPFHCEMMKPAEDKMREVLTAMEFNKAAFPVIQNFHAKSETEGSVLRENLIRQVSAPVRWTQSMETLKSLGHSQIIECGAGKVLQGLLKKIDGDYFKVMTTTSMEDIKNIEDFLKASSH
- the acpP gene encoding acyl carrier protein, producing MAIHPKVKDIIVEQLGVDPDKVKPEASFIDDLGADSLDIVELVMAMEEEFDLEIPDEDAEKLKTVQDVASYLEKKGKA
- a CDS encoding beta-ketoacyl-ACP synthase III; its protein translation is MAGMYRSRVSGIGSYLPEKILSNKDLEKMVETNDQWIVERTGIERRHIASEDQATSDLCVIAAKRALEDANLKIEDIDMILVGTVTGDHQMPSTAAFVQAKLGAKNIMAVDLNAACSGFLYGISIADQFIRTGMYKNVLVIGAEVLSRYMNYKDRETCILFGDGAGAWVLSRAAEGDKNVIESSHLHADGTLAELLILPAGGSRIPQSHEAIDKGLNFMTMKGREIFKNAVRTMALCCQEALEHNKVSPEQVDWIVPHQANKRIIEAVADQFKFPMERVIVYLQETGNTSAASIPLAFDWAVKNGKIKRGQTILLTAFGAGLTSGSILLRY
- the rpmF gene encoding 50S ribosomal protein L32, which encodes MPTPKKKTSRSRRDMRRSHDGLSAPAVAVEKKTGELVRPHRASKGADGALYYKGKQISAAK
- the fabG gene encoding 3-oxoacyl-[acyl-carrier-protein] reductase; this encodes MSGKSLQGKKIVVTGGSRGIGAAIVKLLAEEGAQVAFTYSSREEAAQQVAHTLPGEGHFYIKMDIANEASVNEAVEHILEKWPEVDGVVNNAGITKDQLLLRMKAEDFDSVINTNLRGTFLVTKAFTKPMMKSRKGSIVNITSIIGEIGNAGQANYAASKAGTIAFAKSVAQELASRNIRVNNVAPGFIGTEMTEVLSEDVKAKMMEKIPLAKIGEGTDVAQAVRFLLSDESKYITGHTLDVNGGMHMN